A genomic window from Martelella lutilitoris includes:
- a CDS encoding Gfo/Idh/MocA family protein produces MLHEPVQQKTTGVAIIGAGERGIYYVGSRMAEIAGETGFRVVGVFDRLQDRAGYAADHLNALYGKAGVQHAVRVFASLEEAVSDPAVDLVVVTTHTNAHRAPVEAAIAAGKRVYLDKPISVTLEDAEAILAAEQKAGQPMLMAFTRRYEKPWVETVKLAHEGRVGDPQMILLRSVIPYTRYLQLWHRKQALSGGALNDKCSHHFDVLNWVAASTPVSVTAVGGRSNVFPPDPNAPERCSLCDRDCPYRRHETLVDRFEGAGAVANASWSEAALIEDRNDTCVYQPGADIDDHAIVTIRYANGVTACLFFAIFGPWAEDQETLEIVGSSGRIRMERHSGEIDIVEDYGRKHGTLGFTNPDRTSTHFGADLELVRTLRRFMDGENPPVGIEDGLASLRLVLAAQKSMKNGGMPVDPATQEFAR; encoded by the coding sequence ATGCTCCACGAGCCGGTCCAGCAAAAAACAACAGGCGTCGCCATTATCGGCGCGGGCGAGCGCGGCATTTATTATGTCGGCTCCCGCATGGCCGAGATTGCCGGCGAAACCGGCTTTCGCGTCGTTGGCGTGTTCGACCGGCTGCAGGACCGCGCGGGCTATGCCGCCGACCACCTGAACGCGCTTTACGGCAAGGCCGGCGTGCAACACGCCGTGCGTGTCTTTGCAAGCCTGGAGGAGGCCGTCTCTGATCCCGCCGTCGACCTTGTGGTGGTCACCACCCATACCAATGCCCACCGTGCTCCGGTGGAAGCCGCCATCGCCGCCGGCAAGCGCGTCTATCTCGACAAGCCGATCTCGGTGACGCTTGAGGATGCCGAGGCCATTCTGGCGGCTGAGCAGAAGGCCGGCCAGCCGATGCTGATGGCCTTCACCCGGCGCTATGAAAAGCCCTGGGTGGAGACGGTGAAGCTTGCCCATGAAGGCCGCGTCGGGGACCCGCAGATGATCCTTCTGCGCTCGGTCATTCCCTATACCCGCTATCTGCAGCTCTGGCACCGCAAGCAGGCGCTTTCGGGCGGCGCGCTCAACGACAAGTGCTCGCACCATTTCGACGTGCTGAACTGGGTCGCCGCATCCACGCCGGTTTCCGTCACCGCTGTCGGCGGCCGAAGCAATGTGTTTCCGCCCGATCCGAATGCGCCGGAACGCTGTTCGCTCTGCGACCGCGACTGTCCCTATCGCCGGCACGAAACCCTCGTCGACCGTTTCGAAGGCGCCGGCGCAGTCGCCAATGCAAGCTGGAGCGAGGCGGCGTTGATCGAGGACCGCAACGACACCTGTGTCTACCAGCCGGGCGCGGATATCGACGACCACGCCATCGTCACCATCCGTTACGCGAATGGCGTCACGGCCTGTCTGTTCTTCGCCATCTTCGGCCCCTGGGCGGAGGATCAGGAAACGCTCGAGATCGTCGGCTCCTCCGGCCGCATCCGCATGGAGCGCCATTCCGGCGAAATCGACATCGTCGAGGATTACGGCCGCAAGCACGGCACGCTCGGCTTTACCAATCCGGACCGAACCTCGACCCATTTCGGCGCCGATCTCGAACTCGTCAGGACGCTTCGCCGCTTCATGGATGGCGAAAACCCGCCGGTCGGAATCGAAGACGGGCTGGCCTCGCTGCGCCTCGTGCTCGCCGCGCAGAAATCGATGAAGAACGGCGGCATGCCGGTGGATCCGGCAACACAGGAATTTGCCCGATGA